A genomic segment from Denitratisoma oestradiolicum encodes:
- a CDS encoding PD-(D/E)XK nuclease family protein — MNNLASFILFGLALALAAWTFLVWRGFSQDWLPDELKAGRVAQVERNLRADHPYRVIGRPDQVYRLPDGLHVPLENKNRDAHRVYETDIAQLSLQGWLLRRNGLPTAAFGYAVINNRTTRKRKAIRVELRDDAYCEQLIARYLAIIEGRAQARKSRGPKCKSCGHAGACN; from the coding sequence ATGAACAACCTGGCCAGCTTCATCTTGTTCGGTCTGGCCCTGGCACTGGCCGCGTGGACGTTCCTCGTCTGGCGTGGCTTCTCCCAGGATTGGTTGCCCGATGAACTGAAGGCCGGCCGGGTTGCGCAAGTCGAACGGAACCTCCGGGCCGACCATCCTTACCGGGTCATCGGCCGACCCGACCAGGTGTATCGCCTTCCGGACGGGCTGCATGTCCCCCTCGAAAACAAGAACCGCGATGCCCACCGCGTCTATGAGACCGACATCGCGCAGCTTTCCTTGCAGGGGTGGCTTCTGCGCCGCAATGGCCTACCCACCGCTGCCTTTGGCTACGCCGTCATCAACAACCGGACCACGCGCAAGCGCAAGGCCATCCGTGTTGAGCTGCGCGACGACGCCTACTGCGAACAATTGATCGCGCGCTACCTCGCCATCATCGAGGGGCGCGCCCAGGCCCGCAAGAGCCGAGGCCCGAAATGCAAGAGCTGCGGCCATGCTGGAGCTTGCAACTAG
- a CDS encoding zeta toxin family protein: protein MASDISKYGMETAYKGVERDALAETQAQDKPKAILLGGQPGSGKSVLAAEAARELRDQGGAVVIDADRMREENPRYKQLSRDDPQHAADRTQKEAGEWATRLTMAAAENRRNLVVDGTMRSPENIRDLAVRLKEGGYEVEARVMAVSAETSMTRARLRFEEQVAERGTGRFVNREQHDGAYVGMAQTVATLEREKLVDAVRLYDAQQRPIYENRQERGEWQHAPDAARALEQERSRQWTHAERRDHVSALEDIHALAKQREGVRDNVTYTVRTASDGKVITETHNVYEAAKAFRDAKAEDQPSLIRSERGLTGRESASVPGQTSYTEKAGVREYGKWIGGNDEDLKRAYAEVQRPESERSMRPLLADREELAAKLDAARADLARFEQSPAYQRAQAFDQLPKKEALERHPELDGAYKHLHEIKQSWGPQTTQNDRELSYFNARAELSGQLHQGHVPQGNVTLDESKRVTDLAANHRGLMVREAGELKQDVKGEVVATSSHHALVKMSDMVAVRYEKGQLDRDVQAGEKVSIQHGNDKSQVYEQGKEPARDAARDMGRDMGR, encoded by the coding sequence ATGGCTTCGGATATTTCCAAGTACGGGATGGAGACGGCCTACAAAGGCGTAGAGCGTGACGCGCTGGCTGAGACCCAAGCCCAGGACAAGCCCAAGGCGATCTTGCTAGGAGGCCAGCCCGGCTCCGGCAAGTCGGTGCTGGCCGCCGAGGCTGCGCGCGAGCTGCGCGACCAGGGCGGCGCCGTCGTGATCGACGCCGACCGGATGCGGGAGGAAAACCCGCGCTACAAGCAGCTCTCCCGAGACGATCCGCAGCACGCGGCCGACCGCACGCAGAAGGAAGCCGGCGAATGGGCGACCCGCCTCACGATGGCGGCCGCCGAAAACCGCCGCAATCTGGTGGTCGACGGCACGATGCGCAGCCCCGAGAACATCCGCGATCTGGCCGTGCGACTCAAGGAAGGTGGCTACGAGGTCGAGGCCCGCGTCATGGCCGTTTCGGCCGAAACGTCGATGACGCGCGCGCGCCTGCGCTTCGAGGAACAGGTGGCCGAGCGCGGCACCGGCCGCTTCGTCAACCGCGAGCAGCATGACGGTGCCTATGTCGGCATGGCGCAGACCGTCGCCACCCTGGAGCGTGAAAAACTCGTCGATGCGGTGCGCCTGTACGACGCCCAGCAGCGGCCGATCTACGAGAACCGCCAGGAGCGTGGCGAATGGCAGCATGCGCCCGACGCCGCGCGTGCCCTGGAGCAAGAACGCAGCCGGCAGTGGACACACGCCGAGCGGCGCGACCACGTTTCCGCCCTGGAAGACATCCATGCGCTGGCCAAGCAGCGCGAAGGCGTGCGGGACAACGTGACCTACACCGTCCGCACGGCGTCGGATGGCAAGGTCATCACGGAAACCCACAACGTCTACGAGGCTGCCAAAGCCTTCCGCGACGCCAAGGCTGAAGACCAGCCGTCATTGATCCGCAGCGAGCGCGGGCTTACTGGCCGTGAATCCGCCTCGGTGCCTGGACAGACCAGCTACACGGAAAAGGCCGGTGTCCGGGAATACGGCAAGTGGATCGGTGGCAACGATGAAGACCTGAAGCGCGCCTATGCCGAGGTTCAACGGCCAGAGTCGGAACGCAGCATGCGGCCTTTGCTGGCAGATCGGGAAGAGCTGGCCGCCAAGCTCGATGCGGCGCGTGCCGACTTGGCGCGGTTCGAGCAGAGCCCCGCCTATCAGCGCGCGCAAGCGTTCGATCAACTGCCAAAGAAAGAGGCCCTGGAGCGCCATCCCGAGCTGGACGGCGCCTATAAGCACCTGCATGAGATCAAGCAGAGCTGGGGGCCGCAGACCACGCAAAACGACCGCGAGTTGTCCTATTTCAATGCCCGTGCGGAACTGTCCGGGCAGCTTCATCAAGGCCATGTCCCCCAGGGCAACGTCACGCTTGACGAGTCCAAGCGCGTGACTGACTTGGCCGCCAACCATCGCGGCCTGATGGTGCGCGAGGCGGGCGAACTCAAGCAGGACGTGAAGGGGGAGGTTGTGGCCACGTCCTCGCATCACGCCTTGGTAAAGATGTCCGACATGGTGGCCGTGCGCTACGAGAAAGGCCAGTTGGACCGCGACGTGCAGGCCGGCGAGAAGGTTTCCATCCAGCACGGCAACGACAAGAGCCAGGTCTATGAGCAGGGCAAGGAGCCGGCCCGCGATGCAGCGCGCGACATGGGCCGCGACATGGGCCGATAA
- a CDS encoding KfrB domain-containing protein: protein MREVFYEITTVERATAFEKLPWREALAKHPELDGAYKMLADAQRAGQDVNFLRAEIANELHTGRAVGDGVSMEESRRVIEHAAVYRGLMVRDAGALGGQYRGDVVAVSSHHVMLKVGDMIAVRYERENLDRAVHVGDRLAIQHGHDKSQVYEQGKEPARDRGRDMQMERERVLENH from the coding sequence ATGCGTGAGGTGTTCTACGAAATCACGACGGTTGAACGCGCCACGGCTTTCGAGAAACTGCCCTGGCGCGAGGCGCTGGCCAAACATCCCGAGCTGGACGGCGCCTACAAGATGCTCGCGGATGCGCAGCGGGCCGGCCAGGACGTGAATTTCCTTCGTGCCGAGATCGCCAACGAGTTGCACACCGGCCGCGCCGTGGGCGATGGCGTGTCAATGGAGGAATCGCGCCGGGTCATCGAACATGCGGCCGTCTATCGCGGGTTGATGGTGCGGGATGCCGGTGCGTTGGGTGGCCAGTATCGGGGCGACGTGGTGGCCGTCTCGTCCCATCACGTCATGCTGAAAGTCGGCGACATGATCGCCGTGCGCTACGAGCGCGAAAACCTCGACCGCGCGGTGCACGTCGGGGATCGCCTGGCGATCCAGCACGGCCATGACAAGAGCCAAGTCTATGAGCAGGGCAAGGAACCTGCCCGCGATCGCGGGCGCGACATGCAGATGGAGCGTGAGCGCGTCCTGGAGAACCACTGA
- a CDS encoding M48 family metallopeptidase produces MIPSHWFRRIVLVLFFMEVGGGILWVATRLAPDPAYKPFMQTVAGLIFLFGFYASAPLAARFLAPVASTDGPLQRRLAGVLASMPVGSPVYLYDHADQQANTVGLGQHHSRIYLTSGLVRRLSDPGLRGVIAHEESHVAERHILGTFAYASCFTLGSYGTNNNTVFLAGFLIFLALRRYFEYRADAGAAARVGKADALAALHELHEIYPSRPWHRWISVLTAYPTLPMRIRALETGRMTLV; encoded by the coding sequence ATGATTCCGTCCCACTGGTTCAGGCGGATTGTCCTGGTCCTCTTCTTCATGGAAGTGGGCGGCGGCATCTTGTGGGTGGCCACGCGGCTCGCCCCTGATCCCGCCTACAAACCTTTCATGCAGACGGTCGCCGGCCTGATCTTCCTGTTCGGCTTCTATGCCTCAGCGCCGTTGGCTGCGCGGTTTCTTGCGCCCGTGGCCTCGACGGACGGGCCATTGCAGCGGCGCTTGGCCGGCGTGCTCGCGTCTATGCCGGTCGGTTCGCCGGTCTATCTGTACGACCACGCCGACCAGCAAGCCAACACGGTCGGCCTCGGCCAGCATCATTCCCGCATTTATCTGACCTCGGGATTGGTCCGCCGACTGAGTGATCCAGGACTGCGCGGGGTCATTGCGCACGAGGAAAGCCACGTTGCGGAGCGCCACATCTTGGGCACCTTCGCATACGCCTCGTGCTTCACCCTCGGCAGCTACGGCACGAACAACAACACCGTTTTCCTCGCCGGCTTCCTGATCTTTCTGGCTTTGCGTCGCTACTTCGAGTATCGCGCCGATGCTGGCGCCGCCGCGCGGGTCGGCAAGGCCGACGCCTTGGCCGCGCTGCACGAGTTGCACGAGATTTACCCCTCTCGGCCATGGCATCGGTGGATCTCTGTCTTGACCGCGTATCCGACTCTGCCGATGCGCATCCGCGCCCTGGAGACCGGGCGCATGACGTTGGTGTGA
- a CDS encoding CFI-box-CTERM domain-containing protein, with amino-acid sequence MEPSTCEQKVLFDRERGDARPLDVRAKAAAGTFEHLRFEVEGHTRAAMDRRCFIASAVYGPDAPETCFLRAWRDRVLMPAAPGRLFVRGYYVLSPAVARFLSRHGLLAAAIRLLLNGIVRLLGMPR; translated from the coding sequence TTGGAACCGTCTACTTGCGAGCAAAAGGTTCTCTTCGACCGCGAGCGCGGTGATGCCCGGCCGTTGGATGTACGCGCGAAGGCGGCCGCCGGCACCTTCGAGCATCTGCGCTTCGAGGTCGAGGGCCATACGCGGGCCGCCATGGACCGGCGATGCTTCATCGCCTCGGCCGTCTATGGCCCTGATGCTCCTGAAACGTGCTTTCTGCGCGCTTGGCGCGACCGTGTGTTGATGCCGGCGGCGCCCGGGCGCCTGTTTGTGCGCGGGTACTACGTGCTGTCGCCAGCCGTGGCGCGGTTCCTCTCTCGCCATGGCTTGCTCGCCGCTGCGATCCGCTTGCTACTCAACGGCATCGTGCGGCTGCTGGGGATGCCGCGATGA
- a CDS encoding DUF1173 domain-containing protein — protein MAVYQIGNQSIHSDDPALPEALAAIYAAKQRPLCLCRHPGIEMYVAKVEDKYFIKRMPNSGGDHAPACDSYEPPPELSGLGQVIGTAIQENPDEGTTALKFDFSLSKGASRSAPAPSGKETDSVKTDGNKLTLRGTLHYLWEEAGFNRWAPTMAGKRSWYVIRKYLLQAAEDKTAKGASLAGMLYIPESFNAEKKAEITQRRMAQMMRIAAPEKGARRLMLVIGEVKELAQARYGHKIVLKHLPDCHFMMNDDIHKRLLKRFEIELGLWDALEGSHLMMIGTFSIGATGVASLEETALMCVTEHWIPFESTYEKLVLDALTQQNRRFMKGMRYNLPSTRPLACAVASDTEPEPTAMYVVPPGASDDYLAAVDELVAGSKLVSWVWKAGDEPMPPLPALPA, from the coding sequence ATGGCCGTCTACCAGATCGGCAACCAATCCATTCATTCCGATGATCCGGCTTTGCCGGAGGCGTTGGCCGCCATCTACGCCGCCAAGCAGCGGCCGCTTTGCTTGTGCCGCCACCCAGGTATCGAAATGTACGTGGCCAAGGTCGAGGACAAGTATTTCATCAAACGCATGCCGAATTCTGGTGGCGATCATGCCCCGGCATGTGACTCCTACGAGCCGCCGCCCGAGCTTTCCGGGCTGGGCCAAGTCATCGGGACCGCGATCCAGGAGAACCCCGACGAAGGGACAACGGCCTTGAAGTTCGACTTCTCGCTGTCCAAGGGTGCCAGCCGTTCCGCTCCGGCGCCCAGCGGCAAAGAGACCGATAGCGTCAAGACCGATGGCAACAAGCTCACCTTGCGCGGCACGCTGCATTACTTGTGGGAGGAAGCGGGGTTCAACCGTTGGGCGCCCACCATGGCCGGCAAGCGGAGCTGGTACGTCATCCGCAAGTATCTGCTTCAGGCGGCCGAGGACAAGACGGCCAAGGGCGCGAGCCTGGCCGGCATGCTCTACATCCCCGAGTCGTTCAATGCCGAGAAGAAGGCCGAAATCACACAGCGCCGCATGGCGCAGATGATGCGCATCGCCGCACCCGAGAAAGGTGCGCGGCGCCTGATGCTGGTCATCGGCGAGGTCAAAGAGCTGGCCCAGGCGCGCTACGGCCACAAGATCGTGCTCAAACATCTGCCCGACTGTCACTTCATGATGAATGACGACATCCACAAGCGCTTGCTCAAGCGTTTCGAGATCGAGCTGGGCTTGTGGGATGCCTTGGAAGGGTCGCATCTGATGATGATCGGCACCTTCAGCATTGGGGCCACGGGTGTGGCTTCGCTCGAAGAGACCGCGTTGATGTGCGTCACCGAGCACTGGATTCCGTTCGAGAGCACCTACGAGAAACTGGTCCTCGATGCGCTGACCCAGCAGAACCGGCGCTTCATGAAGGGCATGCGCTACAACTTGCCGTCCACGCGGCCGCTGGCGTGTGCGGTGGCCTCGGACACTGAGCCGGAACCCACCGCCATGTACGTGGTGCCCCCTGGCGCCAGTGACGACTACCTGGCGGCCGTCGATGAGCTGGTGGCCGGCAGCAAGTTGGTCTCGTGGGTCTGGAAGGCCGGCGACGAGCCTATGCCGCCGCTACCGGCCCTGCCGGCGTGA
- a CDS encoding OmpA family protein, translated as MRALLGGPVSGAQRLAEAAAGCRLSADLARVHRHVLAIRALVVRRYVRSRPDHGRARLEITRAGRRALRPASPRLALWFLTPVMALAASACTTTPPAAPSRMPLMGYPTMTGLAQVRDAKTGEAYFVPCNPCASPTVKTLAGADDARPAAAMPRRQALEGVVDRRAVLESLAAPPAPASEPTPAPAGVLSPPASTAAVAAATGFTASAATVIPQSLVVAAPVPDKLAVLFASASAELDAEALRALAPLLRAAAQGGHVTIRGGADASGSTAANRTLAAKRAAAVRAAFLAAGVPAARLKVSVCATCYVAPNATPDGRRANRRADVELAMPSQAETGDAATHKG; from the coding sequence TTGCGCGCCCTGCTGGGCGGGCCGGTCTCGGGCGCGCAGCGCCTGGCCGAAGCGGCCGCCGGCTGCCGTCTGTCGGCCGACCTTGCGCGCGTGCATCGCCATGTTCTGGCCATTCGGGCCTTGGTGGTGCGGCGCTATGTCCGCTCGCGCCCGGACCACGGCCGCGCCCGTTTGGAAATCACGCGCGCCGGCCGCCGGGCGCTGCGTCCGGCGTCGCCTCGCCTCGCCTTGTGGTTCTTGACTCCAGTGATGGCTTTGGCCGCGAGCGCCTGTACCACCACCCCGCCGGCCGCGCCCTCGCGCATGCCGCTGATGGGCTACCCCACCATGACGGGTTTGGCCCAGGTGCGCGATGCCAAGACCGGCGAAGCGTATTTCGTCCCCTGCAATCCCTGCGCATCCCCCACCGTCAAGACCCTGGCCGGCGCGGATGACGCGCGCCCCGCTGCGGCAATGCCCCGCCGGCAGGCCCTGGAGGGCGTGGTTGATCGTCGCGCCGTCCTGGAGAGTCTGGCGGCCCCTCCTGCGCCCGCTTCCGAGCCGACGCCTGCCCCTGCCGGCGTGCTTTCGCCGCCTGCCTCAACCGCCGCCGTGGCCGCCGCGACTGGCTTCACCGCTTCCGCCGCCACCGTGATCCCGCAATCTCTTGTGGTGGCGGCCCCCGTCCCGGACAAGCTGGCCGTGCTGTTCGCCTCCGCTTCGGCCGAGCTGGACGCCGAGGCGCTGCGCGCCCTGGCACCGCTGCTCCGCGCGGCGGCCCAGGGTGGCCACGTCACCATTCGCGGCGGTGCCGATGCTTCTGGTTCGACGGCCGCCAATCGCACGCTTGCCGCCAAACGCGCGGCGGCCGTTCGCGCCGCCTTCCTGGCGGCCGGCGTGCCGGCGGCTCGCCTGAAGGTATCGGTTTGCGCGACCTGCTACGTCGCGCCGAATGCCACACCGGACGGCCGGCGCGCCAACCGCCGCGCTGACGTAGAGCTGGCCATGCCGTCCCAGGCTGAGACTGGCGATGCCGCCACGCATAAGGGGTGA
- a CDS encoding antitoxin VbhA family protein, producing MTFDLDLLDPSRPPAADDPVQLRREQFALANASLALEGMNADAADLEIQEAVAAGALTSDEAVALYLERARKGAGS from the coding sequence ATGACATTTGACCTCGATCTTCTGGACCCCTCGCGGCCGCCGGCCGCTGACGATCCGGTGCAGCTTCGCCGGGAGCAATTCGCCCTGGCCAACGCCTCGCTGGCCCTCGAAGGCATGAACGCTGACGCGGCCGATCTTGAGATCCAAGAAGCCGTTGCTGCGGGTGCGCTCACGTCCGACGAGGCGGTGGCGCTCTACCTGGAGCGCGCACGCAAGGGTGCAGGGTCATGA
- a CDS encoding HU family DNA-binding protein yields the protein MNRQDLIDAIAADTESSKAAVGRFLDSFINQVQGTVASGDAVKLSGFGTFEKANVAARAGRNPKTGETISIPPTVRPRFTPGATFKALVKG from the coding sequence ATGAACCGACAAGATCTGATCGACGCCATTGCCGCCGACACCGAATCCTCGAAAGCCGCCGTTGGGCGCTTCCTCGACAGTTTCATCAACCAGGTGCAAGGCACCGTGGCCAGCGGTGACGCCGTGAAGTTGAGCGGCTTCGGTACGTTCGAAAAAGCCAATGTCGCCGCCCGTGCCGGGCGCAACCCGAAGACCGGCGAGACCATTTCCATTCCGCCCACGGTGCGGCCGCGCTTCACGCCGGGCGCCACCTTCAAGGCACTGGTCAAGGGCTGA